A single Lolium perenne isolate Kyuss_39 chromosome 6, Kyuss_2.0, whole genome shotgun sequence DNA region contains:
- the LOC127307026 gene encoding UDP-xylose transporter 1, translated as MTAGFQLGVIGSLTLSVASSVAIVICNKALISTLGFPFATTLTSWHLMVTFCTLYVAQRMRFFEPKAIDGHTVVLFGLLNGTSIGLLNLSLGFNSIGFYQMTKLAIIPFTVLLETIFLKKRFSESIKFSLLVLLLGVAIASVTDLKLNLLGSILSGLAIATTCVGQILTNTIQRKLKVTSTQLLYQSAPYQAAILFATGPFVDQLLTNRSVFAHQYTAPVVGFIIMSCLIAVSVNFSTFLVIGTTSPVTYQVLGHLKTCLVLSFGYTLLHDPFTMRNILGILVAIFGMALYSCFSVMESKKKSAIESLPVLSQKPEKETEPLLETKDDSDIKKANGVTHEY; from the exons ATGACTGCCGGTTTCCAGCTTGGCGTGATCGGCTCTCTCACGCTCTCCGTGGCATCGTCGGTCGCCATTGTCATCTGCAACAAAGCCCTCATCAGCACCCTTGGCTTCCCATTCG CTACAACATTAACAAGCTGGCATCTCATGGTGACCTTCTGCACCCTCTATGTGGCGCAGCGCATGCGCTTCTTCGAGCCCAAGGCGATCGATGGACACACAGTGGTACTATTCGGGCTGCTGAATGGAACCTCGATTGGCCTTCTCAACCTTAGTTTAGGGTTCAACTCCATTGGATTCTACCAG ATGACAAAGCTGGCCATCATACCTTTCACAGTACTGTTGGAGACAATCTTCCTAAAGAAAAGATTCAG TGAGAGTATCAAGTTTTCTCTGCTGGTTTTGCTGCTTGGAGTTGCCATTGCTTCTGTCACTGACCTCAAGTTAAATCTTCTTGGGTCGATTCTTTCTGGCCTCGCCATCGCCACTACTTGTGTTGGCCAAATT CTTACAAATACAATACAGAGAAAGTTGAAAGTCACCTCAACGCAGCTTCTGTACCAATCTGCACCTTACCAAGCAGCAATTTTGTTTGCAACTGGCCCCTTCGTGGATCAACTCCTTACTAACCGCAGCGTCTTTGCCCACCAATACACTGCTCCAGTTGTG GGCTTCATTATAATGTCTTGTCTGATTGCGGTGTCCGTGAACTTCAGTACATTCCTCGTGATCGGCACAACATCGCCGGTGACATACCAGGTTCTTGGGCACCTTAAAACATGCCTAGTTCTGTCATTCGGCTACACCCTGTTGCACGATCCCTTCACCATGAGGAACATATTGGGCATTCTCGTCGCCATATTTGGGATGGCACTCTACTCCTGCTTCTCGGTGATGGAGAGCAAGAAGAAGTCAGCAATTGAATCACTTCCAGTGTTGTCACAG AAGCCTGAGAAGGAGACTGAGCCACTCCTGGAAACCAAAGACGACAGCGATATCAAGAAGGCAAATGGCGTAACCCATGAGTACTAA